GAAAGAGCCGGTAAAGACAAAAGAGTTGTACCTGCAAATAGATAATGAAGATAATCCGCCGCTGGTAATAGACGAAATAGCGGTCTGGCAACCTGATGTCTGGCTGACGGTATACCTGGAAAAGGGCCGTCAATACTACATTAAAGGTGCACCGGAAGGAATTCCGCCAGGCCAGTACGATCTGGATTATTTTAGTAAAGATATCCCCCGGCATCTGCCTGTCATCGTGGATGATCACTTTAATACTTTGGCCGCACAGGTAGCTGTGCCGGTAGCAGAAAAATCCTTTTTCAACAGCGCCTGGTGGATATGGGCGGGGATCATCGTGATTGTTGTGCTGCTGTTTTTTGTGGCCAGGGGTGTACTGAAAGATATGAAGCAGCTAAGGCCGGAAAAATAGTTTTGGTATACCCGTTTCAGTTATATTTTTTATATGTAAAAATAATAATTATTTTAAGATGTATGTCTGTGGATAGTTTGGAGCGGTATGTGAGATAATATAATTATCTAGATAAATTATAAAAAACGGGAAAAGAATGGATGACTAACTTTTTCCAATGATCTACTGCATAAAAACTTTCTCCTTACTATTTTAAAGTAAGGGGAAAGTTTTTATTTTTACCCCTCGTTTATAACATATTTTAAGAACCAGCCATATCTTAAAGACCATCCTGCACAGTAACTACACCAGGAGGTGGACTGATATAGGCTCGAACATTATCAGGTAAGAAAATACGGACTTCATGCGAATTTTATTAAAACCTATGTTCCTGCTGGTATTACCATTGGCCAGCTTCGCGCAAAAAACTGTTTTACCCGGACATCCGGACATCAACACCAGCCGGTTGAAACCAGGGAAATCGCTGTACACCATCTATTATGTAAAAGATAATAACTGGGAAAAGAAAGGAACTTATACCAATGATTTAACAGTTACAGGCAATGAACTGAAACTTGCAGTAGACTATATTGATGACAAGGATGTCTGGTATAGAAACCGTACATCTGTGGCCGATGCAAAAACGTTGAGCCCTGTCAGTTATAAGTCTGCCGGCCTTAAAAACTCGCTGGACCTCAAATTTGGCAATCCGGTTACTGGCAAATACCACGACGTAAAAACCAATAAAGACCAGCAGCTAACCATTAAGCCTGCGGGGAAATTTGTTGATTTCAACTTCATGGAATTACTTTTTACCTCGTTGCCGCTGGACGTAGGGTACAAGGCAGAAATAACGCAATTTTACTATGATAAAAGTCCCGACAGCGTTTTGTCGAATTACATTATTAAAGATGTGAAAAGTTATGTACAGCGCTCCCCTAAAACCGGTAAGCATGATAGCTGGCTGGTAAATGTGCTGGAAGTAGAGTCGAACGCGATATATACCTACGTCATCGATAAAAAAGATTACAGGATCTGGCAAAGGGAGATGCCTGTAGGTGGAGGCACGACGGAGATTTGTGTCAATGAAGAGCTGGACTATCAGCCGATAGAAGCGCGTTTCGATAAAGTGGCCAACCTCAAAAAACTGGAGAATGGCAACAGCGTGATTATGGGAACCGCCTTTGCCAGAGACCATAGCGGTAGTAACATACAGGTGATAAATATCAAAAAAGCGCAGTTTGCACCGCAGGGAACCGCCATTTACATACTGCCCAACTCCAACTACCTCGACGAGTGGAAGGCTGTCAATAAAAAGATCAGGAAAGGAAAGAAGCTGTCTGAAGTACCTATCGACCCTAACGTTGCAGGCTGTATTAAAAAAACGACCGTTTACGATGACAAAGGGCATTTCGAATTTACCAACCTGATGCCAGGGGAATACATCTTATGGACGTCTTTTGGTTACACGCACAGGTACTCCTATTCCTATTATGCAGGTACCAACTACTTAATGCACCCGAGTGGTGCAGTGCTGTCGTCCAGCAACGTGTATAATACCGGCAATGGTGCTACCGGCGCCACCGCAGAAATAGAGGAATACGTGACCATTAAGAATGATGGCGATAAGGTGAATATAAACCTGAAGGATACACGATGATGCAATAATATTTTAGAAAATGAAATAAGCCTCCGACTGACAAACAGTGGAGGCTTCTTCTTTGGGGCGAACCGGACGGGTTTTTGTGATAATGTCGGGGGTAATAATATATTTTGTCTTTTATAGCTGATGGTAGAACAGGACTCTTACGGTTGTTGTCCTGGTTTCTTCTTCGGTAACATCCAGCAGGGGTTTAGATTTGTAACCTGTTAATAGTGCTATCAGATTACCCGGGAATGATTTTATATGATGATTGTATGCTATTACAGCGTTGTTATAGAACCTGCCGGAAGCCAGTATATAATCATCCATATCTATGCACCTTTCCCGGAGGGACGGGAAATTATCCTGTTCTATGAGTTCCGGATAACTTTCCATGGCTGTTAAGGTATGTTTGAAGGCACAGGTAATCCTGCTGTTGATGATCAATGTTTCCGCCTCGCTGGTATTGTCTGAAAGGCCTTTGGTACGCATGGTCATCAGTTTATTCAGCACATCGTTTTCGTAAGTCATGTAAGATTTTACAGCATTGACGAGCTTTGGGATCATATCGTAACGTCTTTCTATTACGGCATTAATACATTCAGTTGCATGGTCCGCCGCTCTTTTTATACGTAGGAGCTTTTTGTAATAATCTGCGCTGAATATTGCCAGCAGACTGGCTATTAGCAATGCGGTTCCCATTTTCAATATTTATGGCCGCAAATGTGAAAAAAAATTGCATTTAAAAGTCGGCGAGTAGACAACCCTGCTGAAATAATCTATCAGGAGGGGGAATCAGTATATGAAAAGGGGGCTCTGTCTGGAATTTACCGCTATTGGTCGAAAATGACGCTTTACCAGATGGTAATGTTCATTAGGATTAACCAGATTTATATATTTGCAGATAATTAATGTATTATCGGTGATGAAATATAACTGTGTGATTATCGAGGACAATATTATTGAGCGGGATCTGTTGGAAATGTATCTCCTTAAAATAGGTCTGCTGGAGGTTAAAGGCATCTGCAAACATGCCGCGGAAGCCTTTAAGCTATTGTCTAATGAGAAAATTGATATAATTTTTTCAGATATCGACATGCCGGATATTTCAGGCATAGACCTGCTGAAAGGGCTGAAAGATCCGCCTTTATTCATCTTCATCACTTCGCACCTGGAGCATGCGGCGGAGAGTTTTGAACTCGATGTTTTGGATTTCATCGCCAAGCCGGTGAGTATGGACCGGTTGATAAAGGCGGTTAATAAGGCGGTGGAGCACCTGGACCTGCAGAAGAAGGCGCAGTTGGCAGAAATGGAGCAAAAGGCCGGCGATGACTTTTTCTTTATCAAAGACAGTAAAGGATATGTACGCCTCAATTATGAGGATATTATCTTTATAGAGAGTTTTGGCGATTTTTCGAAACTGCGTACCAGCGAAGGACTTACGTATACCGCGCTGATCAATCTCAAAAACCTGGTACTGCAGCTGCCCGGTTTCTTTGTAAGGGTTCACAAGCAGTACCTCATCAACTTTAATAAAATAGCCAGTGTAAACGGCTATGAGATAATACTGGAGGGAGGTGTAAATCTTCCGCTAAGTCCGTCCTACAGGGATGGATTGCTACAAATGATCAGC
This window of the Chitinophaga sp. Cy-1792 genome carries:
- a CDS encoding LemA family protein, yielding MGTALLIASLLAIFSADYYKKLLRIKRAADHATECINAVIERRYDMIPKLVNAVKSYMTYENDVLNKLMTMRTKGLSDNTSEAETLIINSRITCAFKHTLTAMESYPELIEQDNFPSLRERCIDMDDYILASGRFYNNAVIAYNHHIKSFPGNLIALLTGYKSKPLLDVTEEETRTTTVRVLFYHQL
- a CDS encoding LytTR family DNA-binding domain-containing protein — its product is MKYNCVIIEDNIIERDLLEMYLLKIGLLEVKGICKHAAEAFKLLSNEKIDIIFSDIDMPDISGIDLLKGLKDPPLFIFITSHLEHAAESFELDVLDFIAKPVSMDRLIKAVNKAVEHLDLQKKAQLAEMEQKAGDDFFFIKDSKGYVRLNYEDIIFIESFGDFSKLRTSEGLTYTALINLKNLVLQLPGFFVRVHKQYLINFNKIASVNGYEIILEGGVNLPLSPSYRDGLLQMISSRTLNRVARKEGL